The Montipora capricornis isolate CH-2021 unplaced genomic scaffold, ASM3666992v2 scaffold_440, whole genome shotgun sequence genome has a segment encoding these proteins:
- the LOC138035966 gene encoding uncharacterized protein: protein MPRDERSVRDRFKRLLTDFMAKIRREEGESGTSPEPLSENETLLEEIEEKMRSAKSDLEAASAKDDQQQKSERKKAMAARNAAMKTWSKSAAANGDSDDEEGVTNSGGRGRKRRRGSDVVQFLETKRQDEAELRKEEMALRRQEMALQNKRQEQFEQQMLQQQQQAQQQTVQMQQQFAMQQQQAQQVQQLMMLMMQKIAKD from the coding sequence ATGCCGAGAGACGAGCGCAGTGTACGGGATAGGTTCAAGAGACTACTGACTGATTTTATGGCGAAAATCAGGAGGGAGGAGGGGGAGTCAGGAACTTCTCCAGAACCACTTAGTGAGAATGAGACCCTGTTAGAAgagattgaggagaaaatgagaTCAGCCAAAAGTGACTTGGAGGCTGCTTCAGCAAAAGATGACCAACAACAAAAGAGTGAACGCAAAAAGGCCATGGCAGCAAGGAATGCCGCAATGAAGACCTGGTCCAAAAGTGCAGCTGCAAATGGTGATTCTGATGATGAGGAAGGTGTAACAAATAGCGGGGGCAGAGGAAGGAAGAGAAGGCGAGGCAGTGATGTTGTACAGTTCTTAGAAACCAAGCGCCAAGATGAGGCTGAGTTGAGAAAGGAGGAAATGGCTCTTCGCCGGCAGGAGATGGCACTCCAGAATAAGAGGCAGGAGCAGTTTGAGCAGCAGATgctacaacaacaacagcaagccCAGCAACAGACAGTGCAAATGCAACAACAATTTGCTATGCAGCAGCAACAAGCTCAGCAAGTGCAGCAGCTCATGATGCTCATGATGCAAAAGATTGCAAAGGATTAG